One window of the Marinilactibacillus sp. Marseille-P9653 genome contains the following:
- a CDS encoding ZIP family metal transporter: protein MLETFSTFHPVLQALIAGLFTWSCTIVGSAFVFLFKEINQKFLDIMNGFAAGVMIAASFWSLLAPAITNAEDSGYGIWSFFPAAVGFLVGGFFLRLIDVVIPHLHLNEPEENKEGPETKASKNLLLFLAITIHNIPEGLSVGVAFGATVAGVATGDTFLSAVGLALGIGIQNIPEGSALSMPIRAAGSSRLRAFNIGQLSAIVEPIAAVIGAIAVISISAILPYALAFAAGAMIFVVVEELIPESQTNGNKDSATLALMVGFTIMMILDVALG, encoded by the coding sequence ATTTTAGAAACGTTCAGTACCTTTCATCCTGTTTTACAAGCATTGATTGCAGGTCTGTTTACTTGGAGTTGTACAATAGTTGGATCTGCATTTGTATTTTTGTTTAAAGAAATTAATCAAAAGTTTTTAGATATCATGAATGGGTTTGCTGCGGGGGTGATGATTGCAGCATCTTTCTGGTCACTATTAGCACCAGCCATCACCAATGCCGAAGATAGTGGCTACGGAATCTGGTCTTTCTTCCCAGCAGCTGTTGGATTCTTAGTAGGGGGTTTTTTCTTAAGATTGATTGATGTGGTCATTCCGCATTTACATTTGAATGAGCCGGAAGAAAATAAAGAAGGACCTGAAACAAAAGCCTCTAAAAATTTACTACTCTTTTTAGCGATTACGATTCACAACATTCCTGAAGGGTTATCAGTTGGGGTAGCATTTGGTGCTACAGTAGCTGGTGTGGCCACTGGAGATACTTTCCTAAGTGCAGTAGGTTTAGCGCTAGGTATAGGGATCCAGAATATTCCAGAAGGATCAGCTTTGTCTATGCCCATTCGAGCAGCAGGGAGTAGCCGATTACGTGCATTCAATATCGGACAATTGTCAGCAATCGTCGAACCGATTGCCGCAGTTATCGGTGCCATAGCTGTTATTTCGATTTCAGCTATTTTACCTTACGCTCTGGCTTTTGCAGCTGGTGCAATGATTTTCGTCGTGGTAGAAGAACTGATTCCTGAATCTCAGACAAATGGGAACAAAGATAGTGCGACATTGGCCTTAATGGTTGGTTTTACGATTATGATGATCTTAGATGTAGCGCTTGGATAG
- the gpmI gene encoding 2,3-bisphosphoglycerate-independent phosphoglycerate mutase has translation MSKAPVAIIILDGFGWRPDQYGNAVEQAEKPNFDRFWKTYPHATLQASGLPVGLPEGQMGNSEVGHTNIGAGRIVYQSITRIDKAISDGEFQTNEVLTGAFDHVKENDSALHFFGLISDGGVHSHSRHLTALLETAKAQGISKVFVHAFTDGRDVAPDSGAGFIEDLQNVIAELGIGAIASVSGRFYAMDRDTRWPRVEKAYDAIFNGEGVKATDPVEAVKESYAKDEMDEFILPTVIEKDGQPVATVQDNDAIVFFNFRPDRASQLSRAITEPDFNEFDRKNTPKNIKFVTMTQYSADMDAEVMFPPVHLKNVIGEVLSNHGLSQLRIAETEKYPHVTFFMNGGTNDEFPGENRILIPSPQVETYDLKPEMSAYEVTDALVKDIEDDKHDAIILNYANPDMVGHSGMLEPTIKAIEAVDENLGKVVDLILEKGGYAIIFADHGNADTELTPDGKPHTAHTTVPVPVIVTKHNIHLREDGKLADVSPTMLELLGIEKPEEMTGESLIIQDR, from the coding sequence ATGAGTAAAGCACCTGTAGCGATTATCATCTTAGATGGATTTGGATGGAGACCTGATCAATACGGTAATGCAGTAGAACAAGCCGAGAAACCAAACTTTGATCGTTTCTGGAAAACTTATCCACATGCAACCCTTCAAGCTTCTGGTTTACCAGTCGGCCTTCCTGAAGGTCAAATGGGAAACTCTGAGGTAGGTCATACGAACATTGGTGCTGGACGTATTGTTTACCAAAGCATCACTCGTATCGACAAAGCCATTTCAGACGGAGAATTTCAAACAAATGAAGTTTTGACTGGTGCATTTGATCACGTTAAGGAAAATGATTCAGCATTACACTTCTTTGGATTGATTTCAGATGGTGGTGTGCATAGTCACTCTCGTCACTTAACAGCATTACTTGAAACAGCTAAAGCACAAGGTATCAGCAAAGTGTTTGTTCACGCATTTACGGATGGGCGCGATGTTGCACCAGATTCTGGAGCTGGATTTATTGAAGATTTACAAAACGTTATTGCAGAATTAGGTATAGGCGCGATTGCATCTGTATCTGGTCGTTTCTACGCAATGGACCGCGATACTCGCTGGCCACGTGTAGAAAAAGCATATGACGCTATCTTTAATGGTGAAGGTGTAAAAGCCACTGACCCAGTAGAAGCTGTTAAAGAAAGCTACGCAAAAGATGAAATGGACGAGTTTATTCTACCAACAGTTATCGAAAAAGATGGTCAACCTGTAGCGACTGTTCAAGATAATGATGCGATTGTATTCTTTAACTTCCGTCCTGACCGTGCAAGCCAATTGTCTCGCGCGATCACTGAACCGGATTTCAATGAATTCGACCGTAAAAATACACCGAAGAATATCAAATTTGTGACAATGACACAATACTCTGCTGACATGGATGCAGAAGTGATGTTCCCGCCAGTTCATTTGAAAAACGTTATTGGAGAAGTATTATCTAATCACGGTTTATCTCAATTGCGTATCGCAGAAACTGAAAAATATCCTCATGTTACATTCTTTATGAATGGTGGGACAAATGATGAGTTTCCAGGAGAAAACCGTATCCTGATCCCTTCTCCACAGGTCGAAACTTATGACTTGAAACCTGAAATGAGTGCGTACGAAGTAACAGACGCATTAGTAAAAGATATTGAAGACGATAAACACGATGCCATCATCTTGAACTATGCAAATCCTGACATGGTTGGACACTCTGGTATGCTAGAACCAACGATCAAAGCGATTGAAGCAGTAGATGAGAACTTAGGTAAAGTCGTTGATTTAATTCTTGAAAAAGGTGGATACGCAATTATCTTTGCGGATCATGGTAATGCGGATACTGAATTAACACCAGATGGTAAACCGCATACTGCCCACACAACAGTTCCAGTACCGGTAATCGTCACTAAGCACAACATTCATTTGCGTGAAGACGGTAAATTAGCTGATGTATCACCTACTATGCTAGAACTGTTAGGTATTGAAAAACCTGAAGAGATGACTGGAGAAAGTCTAATCATTCAAGATAGATAA
- the eno gene encoding phosphopyruvate hydratase produces the protein MPYITDVIAREVLDSRGNPTIEVDVFTESGAFGRGMVPSGASTGEHEAVELRDGDKDRYLGKGVTKAVDNVNDTIAEAVIGMDIRDQMGIDKALIELDGTPNKSKLGANAILGVSIAVARAAADYLDLPLYRYLGGTNTKVLPTPMMNIINGGSHADNSIDFQEFMIMPVGAPTFKEAIRMGAEVFHALAAILKSRGLATSVGDEGGFAPNLSSNEEGFEVIIEAIEKAGYKPGTDVMLAMDAASAEFYDAEKGVYNLVDSGEGEKTADEMIEIYKNLVEKYPLISIEDGLDENDWEGTKKLTEALGDKVQLVGDDLFVTNTDKLAKAIDMGVANSILIKVNQIGTLTETFNAIEMAKKAGYTAVVSHRSGETEDSTISDIAVATNAGQIKTGSLSRTDRIAKYNQLLRIEDQLGSQAVYEGLSAFYNLKNK, from the coding sequence ATGCCATATATTACAGATGTTATTGCACGCGAAGTTTTAGATTCTCGTGGTAACCCAACAATCGAAGTAGACGTATTTACAGAATCAGGAGCTTTCGGACGCGGAATGGTACCTTCAGGTGCTTCAACTGGTGAACACGAAGCTGTTGAATTACGTGATGGAGACAAAGATCGTTACCTTGGAAAAGGTGTTACTAAAGCCGTTGATAACGTAAACGATACAATTGCTGAAGCGGTTATCGGTATGGATATTCGCGATCAAATGGGTATCGACAAAGCATTGATCGAATTAGACGGAACTCCAAACAAAAGCAAATTAGGCGCTAACGCTATTTTAGGTGTGTCTATTGCCGTTGCGCGCGCTGCTGCAGATTACCTTGACTTACCATTATATAGATATCTTGGTGGAACAAACACTAAAGTATTGCCTACACCAATGATGAACATCATTAATGGTGGTTCTCATGCTGACAACAGTATCGATTTCCAAGAATTCATGATCATGCCTGTAGGAGCGCCTACATTCAAAGAAGCTATTCGTATGGGTGCGGAAGTATTCCACGCATTAGCTGCTATCTTGAAATCTAGAGGATTAGCTACTTCAGTTGGTGACGAGGGTGGTTTTGCACCTAACTTGAGCTCTAACGAAGAAGGATTCGAAGTTATTATCGAAGCTATCGAAAAAGCTGGATACAAACCAGGTACAGACGTTATGTTAGCAATGGATGCTGCTTCTGCTGAATTCTACGATGCTGAAAAAGGCGTTTACAACTTAGTAGATTCAGGTGAAGGCGAAAAAACTGCTGATGAAATGATCGAAATCTACAAAAACCTAGTTGAAAAATATCCATTAATTTCTATCGAAGATGGATTGGATGAAAACGACTGGGAAGGTACTAAAAAATTAACTGAAGCATTAGGAGATAAAGTACAACTTGTTGGAGATGACTTATTCGTAACAAACACGGATAAATTAGCTAAAGCAATTGACATGGGAGTTGCAAACTCTATCTTAATCAAAGTTAACCAAATCGGTACATTGACTGAAACTTTCAATGCAATCGAAATGGCTAAAAAAGCTGGTTATACTGCAGTAGTATCTCACCGTTCTGGTGAAACAGAAGATTCTACAATTTCTGATATTGCTGTTGCAACAAATGCTGGACAAATCAAAACTGGTTCATTAAGCCGTACTGACCGTATTGCTAAATACAACCAACTATTAAGAATCGAAGATCAATTAGGTTCTCAAGCAGTATACGAAGGTCTTTCTGCTTTCTACAACCTAAAAAACAAATAA